The following proteins are encoded in a genomic region of Syngnathus acus chromosome 22, fSynAcu1.2, whole genome shotgun sequence:
- the tedc1 gene encoding tubulin epsilon and delta complex protein 1, whose translation MRRHKASVEVKGVIGILCHLLTATGLQYVPSPETFRRAKFGEVNVEDQIWQLLANILQTSTLSMAGCTQLKNVTPECKMLVSTGLWRSGYYAGWVYGAGEARGVSSRELLVALGWLLAAGMLEKRLSQRVQQLDKTLVPPILMKVELPQEPLVECNSVRRLEWLTGSLRHQGRMLMSMQDERASLLHAVLSASQPSRSSSPGQSCAVLRETCTGVQELCDLLELYLKWKQVENVFWTWMEASGLTHEQDAGSATEMPSHTRAAAAASHPGQRRAVEKLDHVLLKLKTVQEVQRPETGDVKDPSGRLQSSTDTLAHAVPSLESLPPVFCVSRAYRSRFQAGKRVTSFHGPVEQADELQASQVIGLLTQTERKLLEGRNAQRLAKRMQLQDMIGTLDQLVFDSAGKHFFQPTSLHSK comes from the exons ATGCGGCGTCATAAAGCGAGTGTGGAGGTGAAGGGGGTGATTGgaattttgtgtcatttattGACGGCCACAGGACTCCAATATGTCCCTTCGCCGGAGACTTTTAGACGGGCAAAGTTCGGCGAAGTCAATGTG GAGGATCAAATCTGGCAGCTCCTAGCCAATATCCTGCAGACAAGTACTCTGTCCATGGCTGGCTGCACACAGTTGAAAAATG TCACCCCCGAGTGCAAGATGCTGGTGAGCACAGGGCTGTGGAGGAGTGGTTACTACGCCGGCTGGGTGTATGGAGCCGGCGAGGCGCGAGGAGTCTCCAGCCGGGAACTTCTCGTGGCCCTCGGCTGGCTGCTTGCCGCTGGAATGCTGGAGAAGCGTTTGAGCCAGCGAGTGCAACAGCTGGACAAGACGCTTGTCCCTCCCATACTT ATGAAAGTCGAGCTCCCTCAGGAGCCCCTGGTCGAGTGCAACTCAGTGAGAAGACTTGAGTGGCTCACTGGTAGCCTGAGACACCAGGGGCGCATGCTGATGTCCATGCAGGATGAGCGAGCCTCCTTGTTACATGCT GTTTTGTCTGCTAGCCAACCTTCTCGGTCATCTTCCCCGGGTCAAAGCTGTGCTGTGCTGCGTGAG ACGTGCACTGGTGTGCAGGAACTTTGTGACCTCCTTGAGTTGTACCTAAAGTGGAAGCAGGTGGAGAATGTTTTCTGGACCTGGATG GAAGCGTCAGGACTTACACACGAGCAAGACGCCGGCAGCGCCACTGAGATGCCTTCACACACGAGGGCAGCAGCGGCTGCGTCCCACCCTGGACAACGGCGGgctgtggaaaaactggacCACGTGCTGCTGAAACTGAAAACAGTGCAG GAAGTACAGAGGCCGGAGACAGGGGACGTTAAGGACCCAAGTGGGAGACTTCAGAGTAGCACGGACACTTTGGCTCACGCTGTGCCTTCTCTCGAGTCTTTGCCGCCAGTGTTTTGCGTCTCCCGAGCGTACCGAAGCAGATTCCAGGCTGGTAAAAGAGTCACAAGTTTTCACGGTCCAGTTGAGCAAGCAGACGAGCTTCAAGCGAGTCAGGTCATAGGACTGCTTACTCAAACGGAGAGAAAGCTGCTGGAGGGGAGGAACGCGCAGAGATTGGCCAAAAGGATGCAGCTCCAGGACATGATTGGCACATTGGACCAACTGGTGTTTGATTCCGCcgggaaacatttttttcaaccaacTTCTTTACATTCCAAATGA
- the dnal1 gene encoding dynein light chain 1, axonemal: MVGKATTIKEALTKWEEKTGEKSSEATVVKLYGQIPPIEKLDSTLSKIPNCEQLSLSTNCIDKITNLGDLKNLKILSLGRNNIKAFTGLDAVGDTLEELWISYNLIEKMKGVHILKKLKVLYMSNNLVKDWGEFSKLADLPCLVDLVFVGNPLEEKHSADGTWTEEATKRLPRLTKLDGIPVVKGDVGEDDD, encoded by the exons ATGGTG GGGaaagcaacaacaataaaagaaGCCCTGACCAAATGG gaGGAAAAGACTGGAGAGAAGAGCAGCGAGGCCACAGTTGTTAAGCTTTATGGTCAGATTCCCCCCATTGAAAAGTTGGATTCCACGCTTAGCAAAATCCCTAATTGCGA ACAGCTGTCCCTGTCCACAAATTGCATTGATAAAATAACCAATCTAGGCGACCTCA AAAATTTGAAAATCTTGTCATTGGGTCGAAACAATATCAAGGCTTTTACTGGACTG GATGCAGTTGGTGACACGCTAGAAGAGTTGTGGATCTCTTATAACCTGATAGAGAAAATGAAGGGTGTTCATATACTGAAAAAACTAAAGGTTCTCTATATGTCAAACAACCTTGTCAAAGACTGGG GCGAGTTTTCCAAGCTGGCTGATCTGCCGTGCCTTGTCGATCTGGTGTTTGTGGGAAACCCTCTTGAAGAGAAACACTCGGCCGATGGAACGTGGACAGAAGAAGCGACTAAAAGGTTACCCAGACTGACAAAACTGGATG GCATTCCAGTTGTTAAAGGAGATGTGGGTGAAGATGACGACTGA